From Paenibacillus sp. GP183, one genomic window encodes:
- a CDS encoding CBS domain-containing protein, which translates to MNIASFLYPKSEVAFITSSASMREALEQLEDHYYTALPIIDSEGKYVGTLSEGDLLWKLKNTPGIDFDNLDQVPVSEIEKHIHNESVSINAQMEDMLALAADQNFVPVVDDEHIFIGIIRRKDIIEYYMRNITD; encoded by the coding sequence ATGAATATAGCCTCTTTTCTATACCCTAAAAGCGAGGTTGCCTTTATCACATCGTCTGCTTCCATGCGAGAAGCGTTAGAACAGTTAGAAGATCACTATTACACCGCTCTTCCGATTATTGACAGCGAAGGGAAATATGTAGGTACATTGTCGGAAGGCGACCTGTTATGGAAATTAAAAAATACCCCAGGAATTGATTTTGATAACTTGGACCAAGTGCCGGTAAGCGAAATCGAGAAGCATATTCACAATGAGTCCGTTTCGATTAATGCCCAAATGGAAGATATGCTTGCTCTGGCAGCCGATCAAAATTTTGTTCCGGTTGTAGATGACGAGCATATTTTCATAGGAATTATTCGTCGAAAAGACATTATTGAATATTATATGAGAAACATAACCGATTGA
- a CDS encoding S8 family peptidase, whose product MERNVHVIPFLVHELAEKVNEVPKGVEMIQAPKIWNQTKGKGITVAILDTGCDLTHPDLKDRIVGGRNFTNDDEGKTDVYQDYNGHGTHVAGTIAATQNNNGVVGVAPEANLLIIKVLDRNGSGQYDWIINGIKYAIEQKADIISMSLGGPADHPELHKAIQKAVSQNILVICAAGNEGDGVDTTDEFDYPGCYNEVISVGAVDLERHSSNFSNSNNEVDLVAPGEKILSTYLNGKYATLSGTSMATPHVAGAMALIKVLVNTSFERKLTERELYAQLIKRTVPLGNSPKFEGNGLVYLTVMDELSKIFNQQFVAKLLSI is encoded by the coding sequence ATGGAACGAAATGTACATGTAATTCCGTTTCTCGTGCATGAACTGGCTGAAAAGGTCAACGAAGTTCCCAAAGGAGTGGAAATGATTCAGGCCCCAAAAATCTGGAATCAAACCAAAGGAAAGGGCATCACAGTGGCCATATTGGATACTGGCTGCGATCTTACGCACCCTGACTTAAAAGATCGAATTGTCGGCGGAAGAAATTTCACGAACGATGATGAAGGAAAGACGGATGTATATCAGGATTACAATGGCCATGGCACTCATGTGGCTGGGACGATCGCTGCAACACAAAATAATAATGGTGTTGTAGGTGTAGCCCCGGAGGCAAATCTGCTCATTATCAAGGTTCTTGATAGAAATGGTTCCGGTCAATACGATTGGATTATTAATGGGATTAAGTATGCAATCGAACAAAAAGCTGATATTATCTCCATGTCACTTGGCGGTCCTGCAGATCATCCTGAGCTACATAAAGCCATTCAAAAAGCTGTTTCTCAAAACATTCTTGTGATCTGTGCGGCAGGCAATGAAGGGGATGGCGTTGATACTACAGATGAGTTTGATTATCCGGGTTGTTATAATGAAGTGATAAGCGTAGGCGCAGTTGATTTGGAGAGACACTCTTCAAATTTTTCAAATTCAAATAACGAAGTAGACCTAGTGGCTCCTGGCGAGAAGATTTTATCAACCTACTTAAATGGAAAATATGCCACATTGAGTGGAACCTCCATGGCTACTCCACATGTTGCAGGAGCCATGGCTCTGATAAAAGTGCTCGTCAATACAAGCTTCGAGCGAAAGCTCACGGAGCGTGAGCTCTATGCTCAATTAATAAAAAGAACAGTGCCACTAGGGAATTCCCCAAAATTTGAAGGCAATGGACTTGTCTATCTAACTGTAATGGATGAATTGTCGAAAATATTCAATCAACAATTTGTCGCTAAATTGCTGAGCATATGA
- a CDS encoding catalase has product MSNNHLTTNQGTPVGDNQNSRTAGQNGPTLLEDYHLLEKIAHFDRERIPERVVHARGAGAFGTFVTENSMKRYTKAAFLREAELETPVFVRFSTVIHGQGSPETARDPRGFAVKFYTQEGNYDLVGNHLPVFFIRDAMKFPDMVHSLKPAPDSNVQTPDRYWDFMTLTPESTHMLTWLFSDYGRPANYRHMNGFGVHAYKWIHESGNYVYVKYHWKPHQGVRNFNNQEQMATQAKDFSHATRDLYDHIQSGDFPKWDLHVQILAPQDFDNYDFDPLDPTKIWPEDLIPLEKVGTMTLNRNPDNFFADVEQSAFAPSVLVPGIEASEDKLLQGRLFSYPDTQRYRLGANYLQIPVNCPYATVRTNQRDGAMQTKQQTSSINYEPTRHEDSPKEAPEYRDSTIPLKGSAGRQKIAKTNDFAQAGDTYRTFSHEEQEHLIETLIDELSQVHERTRLMAICNFYRADRGLGERLASGLNTDISAYVEHMKV; this is encoded by the coding sequence ATGTCGAACAATCACTTAACAACCAACCAAGGCACACCTGTCGGGGACAATCAGAACTCCCGCACAGCCGGGCAGAACGGCCCTACGCTTTTGGAAGATTATCATCTGCTGGAGAAAATAGCCCATTTTGATCGCGAGCGTATCCCGGAGCGTGTCGTTCATGCTCGCGGAGCAGGAGCCTTTGGTACCTTCGTAACCGAAAACTCAATGAAGCGTTATACGAAAGCCGCCTTCTTAAGAGAAGCAGAATTAGAAACTCCTGTATTCGTCCGTTTTTCTACGGTTATCCATGGTCAAGGTTCACCAGAAACGGCCCGCGACCCTCGTGGATTTGCTGTAAAATTTTATACGCAAGAAGGCAATTATGATCTTGTAGGCAATCATCTTCCCGTATTTTTTATTCGAGATGCTATGAAATTCCCGGATATGGTTCATTCCTTGAAGCCGGCTCCAGACAGCAATGTCCAAACACCTGACCGCTACTGGGATTTCATGACGCTGACTCCGGAATCCACGCATATGCTCACCTGGTTATTCTCCGATTACGGAAGACCGGCCAACTACCGCCATATGAACGGTTTTGGTGTGCATGCGTACAAGTGGATTCATGAATCCGGTAATTATGTGTATGTAAAATATCACTGGAAGCCGCACCAAGGAGTGCGCAATTTCAACAATCAAGAGCAAATGGCCACACAGGCCAAAGATTTCAGCCATGCGACCCGTGATTTGTACGACCACATCCAGTCAGGAGATTTCCCGAAATGGGATTTGCATGTGCAGATTCTTGCACCTCAGGATTTTGACAATTACGACTTTGACCCGCTGGATCCAACAAAAATTTGGCCGGAAGACTTAATTCCATTGGAGAAAGTAGGCACCATGACGCTTAACCGCAATCCGGATAATTTCTTCGCGGACGTAGAGCAATCTGCTTTTGCACCAAGTGTGCTTGTCCCGGGAATTGAAGCATCCGAGGATAAATTGCTGCAAGGTCGACTCTTTTCCTATCCGGATACACAGCGTTATAGATTGGGCGCCAATTACTTGCAAATTCCAGTCAATTGCCCGTACGCTACAGTGCGAACGAATCAACGTGACGGCGCCATGCAGACAAAGCAGCAAACCTCTTCGATTAACTATGAGCCAACTCGTCATGAAGACTCGCCGAAGGAGGCACCGGAGTATCGCGACAGCACCATCCCGCTGAAGGGTTCTGCAGGCCGCCAAAAAATCGCCAAAACGAATGACTTTGCTCAAGCTGGAGATACGTACCGTACCTTTTCACATGAAGAGCAGGAGCATTTGATCGAGACGCTGATCGATGAGCTTTCTCAAGTACATGAAAGAACAAGACTGATGGCCATCTGTAATTTCTACAGAGCGGACCGCGGGCTTGGCGAACGTTTGGCCTCCGGGTTGAATACCGATATTTCCGCCTATGTTGAGCACATGAAAGTATAG
- the thrC gene encoding threonine synthase gives MRYISTRGQVSPIGFTDAILMGLADDGGLLVPEHIPQVSDATLKQWQRLTYPELALEVFSLYMNDEIPREDLKKLVDDSYSTFRHEDVTPLRRLDDGRYVLELFHGPTFAFKDIALQFLGNLYSYVSRKTNSIIHILGATSGDTGASAIEGVRGKEGIRICILHPHQKVSKVQELQMTTVDDVNVLNLAVEGTFDDCQRIIKELFADVSFKHQYHLRAINSINIARILAQTVYYFYAYFQIANAGHKINFSIPTGNFGDIFAGYLAQRMGLPIHKLILATNENNILARFVNEGVYQPGNFRGTYSPSMDIQVASNFERYLFYLYGEDADTITSLMTQFKAEGRIVITEDALKQVQADFSAYSVKNEDCLNTISEYYEKYDYLLDPHTACGAAASDKLAESDEVTVVLATAHPAKFDEAIRLLKISQSYPRQIEELFDKLQIQTVVSGISEEIKEQLVKFF, from the coding sequence ATGAGGTATATCAGCACACGGGGACAAGTATCCCCCATAGGGTTTACTGACGCCATTCTAATGGGACTGGCCGACGACGGCGGCTTGCTTGTCCCGGAGCACATTCCACAAGTATCGGACGCGACTTTGAAGCAATGGCAGCGACTTACTTATCCGGAACTCGCTCTAGAGGTTTTCTCCTTATATATGAACGATGAAATTCCGCGAGAGGATCTGAAGAAGCTGGTCGACGACAGTTACTCGACATTTCGCCATGAAGATGTGACACCTTTGCGCCGGCTCGACGATGGTCGATATGTGTTAGAGCTGTTTCACGGCCCGACCTTTGCCTTCAAGGACATCGCTCTGCAATTCCTAGGCAATCTCTATTCCTACGTATCCCGCAAAACCAATTCCATTATCCACATCCTTGGAGCAACATCAGGCGACACAGGAGCCTCGGCGATTGAGGGTGTTCGCGGCAAAGAGGGAATCCGGATATGTATCTTGCATCCTCACCAGAAGGTGAGCAAGGTGCAGGAGCTTCAGATGACCACGGTCGATGATGTCAACGTGCTTAACCTTGCTGTAGAAGGCACCTTCGATGACTGCCAGCGAATCATCAAGGAATTATTCGCTGACGTCAGTTTCAAGCATCAGTACCACCTGCGTGCCATCAATTCAATCAACATTGCCAGGATTCTTGCACAGACTGTTTACTACTTTTATGCCTACTTCCAGATTGCGAATGCAGGGCACAAGATTAACTTCAGCATACCTACGGGGAACTTCGGAGATATATTTGCCGGCTACCTGGCTCAAAGAATGGGACTTCCCATCCATAAACTGATTTTGGCAACGAACGAGAACAACATCTTGGCGCGCTTTGTGAATGAAGGCGTGTATCAACCAGGCAATTTCCGAGGCACCTACAGTCCATCTATGGACATTCAAGTAGCAAGCAACTTTGAGCGTTATTTGTTTTACCTGTATGGAGAGGACGCCGACACCATCACCTCTCTCATGACTCAATTCAAAGCTGAAGGGCGCATCGTCATCACCGAAGACGCATTGAAGCAAGTGCAAGCCGATTTCTCGGCATATAGTGTGAAGAACGAAGATTGCCTAAACACAATAAGCGAATATTATGAGAAATACGATTATCTGCTGGATCCGCACACCGCCTGCGGCGCGGCAGCCTCCGACAAGCTCGCGGAGTCGGATGAAGTCACGGTTGTGCTGGCCACCGCCCACCCGGCGAAGTTCGACGAAGCCATTCGACTGCTCAAGATCAGTCAATCCTACCCCCGCCAAATCGAAGAATTGTTCGATAAGCTTCAAATTCAAACCGTTGTCAGCGGGATCAGCGAAGAGATAAAGGAACAGTTAGTGAAGTTTTTTTAA
- a CDS encoding choice-of-anchor J domain-containing protein: MADNVAPAWGTDFKVILPDKKVDHLYFKGIDFLGTKWTTAQDPVRGTVLWGNLGNEADNFLIKELDLTKLTAASLSFDTKYNIEEQWDFGIVQVSTDSGKTWTSLANGDTRSDIVASGYPKIKQNLPGFTGNSNGWKTESFDLTKYAGQKVLLGFRYMTDWGYNEAGWYLSNLKINGSIIDPMNSTTGFMSLEQATREYVNYQVQFIGYKKGQEKSKDNQLNVIRFPDLLNMSDQDQIDLRDMLHSSEYERIVMMTTYAAPEGKNGSVTYEYNVVMKSNKENKEDKVK; this comes from the coding sequence TTGGCCGACAACGTTGCTCCGGCATGGGGTACCGACTTTAAGGTCATACTACCTGACAAAAAAGTAGACCACCTTTATTTCAAGGGAATCGACTTCCTGGGTACGAAATGGACAACCGCTCAGGACCCTGTCCGCGGAACCGTTCTATGGGGGAATCTGGGCAATGAAGCCGATAATTTCTTGATTAAAGAGCTTGATCTAACGAAGCTGACCGCCGCGTCTCTCTCCTTCGATACGAAATATAACATCGAGGAACAGTGGGACTTTGGTATCGTTCAAGTGTCCACAGACAGCGGTAAAACTTGGACCTCGCTTGCAAACGGAGACACCCGCAGCGATATCGTTGCTTCGGGTTATCCGAAGATTAAGCAGAATCTCCCGGGCTTCACAGGCAATTCCAACGGATGGAAGACAGAGTCGTTTGATCTAACCAAATATGCCGGACAAAAAGTGCTGCTCGGCTTCCGTTATATGACGGACTGGGGCTACAACGAAGCGGGCTGGTATTTGTCAAACTTGAAAATAAACGGCAGTATCATCGATCCAATGAACTCCACTACTGGTTTCATGAGCCTTGAGCAAGCCACTCGTGAATACGTCAATTACCAGGTCCAGTTTATCGGATACAAGAAAGGCCAAGAGAAGAGCAAAGACAATCAACTGAACGTGATTCGCTTCCCTGATCTGCTCAACATGTCGGACCAAGATCAAATCGACCTGCGCGATATGCTCCACAGTTCGGAGTATGAGCGTATCGTAATGATGACCACTTATGCCGCGCCGGAAGGTAAGAACGGCAGTGTCACTTATGAGTACAACGTGGTAATGAAATCAAATAAAGAAAATAAAGAAGATAAAGTAAAATAA
- a CDS encoding oxidoreductase, with protein MNSFKAMIVDKAEDQFTIETRLLNLEDLPAGELLIQVVYSSINYKDALASIPNGNIVKQYPHIPGIDLAGIVVTSRDDRFQEGDEVLVTGFELGVGHFGGFSQYARIPSAWAVKLPRGLSLKEAMILGTAGFTAALSVHDLQENGVLPDKGPILVTGATGGVGSVSISILAKLGYEVVASSGKSDMKDYLLGLGAKRVISREELVPEKQRSLDKQLWAGAVDCVGGKSLSYILSSTGYGGAVAVSGLTGGIELATTVLPFILRGIRLIGIDSVFAPMEVRQAIWERLASELKPPALESMYTEISLDEIPEAVTNLLHGQSRGRFLVKL; from the coding sequence ATGAATTCGTTTAAGGCAATGATTGTGGATAAAGCAGAAGATCAGTTTACCATCGAGACACGCCTTTTGAATTTGGAGGATTTGCCTGCGGGTGAGCTGCTGATTCAAGTCGTCTATTCCAGTATAAATTACAAGGACGCGCTGGCATCCATACCGAATGGTAATATCGTTAAGCAATATCCTCACATCCCCGGAATTGATTTAGCGGGTATAGTGGTGACGAGCCGGGATGATCGGTTTCAGGAAGGCGATGAGGTGCTGGTTACAGGTTTTGAGCTGGGCGTTGGCCATTTCGGTGGCTTCAGCCAGTATGCCAGGATACCCTCAGCGTGGGCGGTCAAGCTGCCTCGAGGACTTTCACTCAAGGAAGCCATGATCTTGGGAACTGCCGGGTTTACGGCAGCTTTATCCGTTCATGATTTACAAGAAAACGGAGTTCTCCCGGACAAAGGTCCCATTCTGGTGACGGGCGCAACGGGAGGAGTAGGCAGTGTTTCGATATCGATCCTAGCGAAGCTGGGATATGAGGTGGTTGCCAGCTCAGGGAAAAGCGACATGAAGGATTATTTACTCGGACTTGGAGCAAAGCGCGTTATTTCGCGCGAGGAGCTTGTCCCGGAGAAACAGAGGTCCCTGGATAAGCAGCTGTGGGCGGGTGCAGTCGATTGTGTAGGCGGAAAGTCGCTGTCCTATATTCTGAGCAGCACTGGGTACGGGGGAGCAGTCGCTGTGAGCGGGTTAACAGGCGGGATTGAGCTGGCGACGACGGTGCTCCCATTTATTCTTCGCGGTATTCGGCTGATAGGCATAGACTCGGTGTTTGCTCCAATGGAAGTTCGGCAAGCTATTTGGGAGCGGCTGGCTTCAGAGCTTAAGCCTCCGGCATTAGAAAGCATGTACACTGAGATTTCCTTGGATGAAATCCCCGAAGCGGTAACCAACCTCTTACATGGTCAATCCAGGGGCAGATTTCTTGTGAAGCTCTAG
- a CDS encoding putative holin-like toxin produces the protein MIKLILQFGSFLLALLTFIALVIIKTQ, from the coding sequence GTGATAAAGTTGATTCTGCAATTTGGGAGTTTCCTGTTGGCATTGTTGACATTCATCGCGTTAGTCATCATAAAAACACAATGA
- a CDS encoding glutathione S-transferase C-terminal domain-containing protein, producing the protein MAPSEQQSKTVTELNKDGSFNRQRNRFTTPFGNQPGELPVEAGRYRLVWSAACPWAHRSVIVRKVLGLEDAISLGTVSPMRPRLQHVDWEFSLDKEGMDPILGIRYLSEIYLKTDPNYSGRPTVPVMVDITKDQAVNNDYFKLTNYFETVWAPFHKRNAPDLYPEHLRDEIDALNEIIFHEVNNGVYKCGFAHSQDAYEQAYDMLFARLDQLEECLSKQRFLFGDFITDSDVRLYTTLARFDAAYYTAFRTNRNLIREFDHLWGYARDLYQTTGFGETTDFDAIKRHYHLSITISPDKQEVNILPKGPDLSVWDSQQNRYKLSNHEEKFLIHAGK; encoded by the coding sequence ATGGCTCCAAGTGAGCAACAAAGCAAAACGGTAACCGAACTCAATAAAGACGGCTCCTTTAACCGCCAAAGAAATAGATTTACAACACCTTTTGGAAATCAACCAGGTGAACTTCCAGTGGAAGCAGGACGATATCGTCTTGTATGGTCTGCAGCCTGTCCATGGGCCCATCGATCTGTTATTGTTCGAAAGGTTCTTGGACTCGAGGATGCGATTAGTTTGGGAACGGTTAGTCCGATGCGTCCGAGGCTGCAGCATGTCGATTGGGAATTTTCTTTAGACAAGGAAGGCATGGATCCCATTTTGGGGATTCGATATCTCAGTGAAATCTATTTGAAAACAGATCCCAATTATTCCGGCAGACCAACGGTTCCTGTTATGGTGGATATCACGAAAGATCAAGCCGTTAATAACGACTATTTTAAACTGACAAATTATTTTGAAACCGTCTGGGCTCCTTTCCATAAGAGAAATGCCCCGGATTTATACCCTGAGCATTTGCGCGATGAAATAGATGCATTAAACGAGATCATCTTCCATGAGGTTAATAATGGTGTCTATAAGTGTGGTTTTGCTCATTCCCAAGATGCTTATGAGCAAGCTTATGACATGTTATTTGCAAGATTGGATCAATTGGAGGAGTGTTTGTCCAAGCAGCGTTTCTTGTTTGGAGATTTTATTACGGACTCGGATGTCAGACTCTATACGACATTAGCTCGATTTGACGCTGCCTATTATACTGCATTCAGGACAAACCGAAACCTGATTCGTGAATTCGACCATTTATGGGGCTATGCTCGTGACTTATATCAAACAACGGGTTTTGGTGAAACGACTGATTTTGACGCGATAAAAAGGCACTATCACCTTTCCATCACAATCTCGCCCGATAAACAAGAAGTAAACATCTTGCCTAAAGGCCCTGATTTATCGGTATGGGACTCACAGCAAAATCGGTATAAATTAAGCAATCACGAAGAAAAGTTTCTTATTCATGCGGGAAAATAA
- a CDS encoding DUF6526 family protein, producing MNNQNQSYANHQRMHPLFHYVLSLLAIILLVSSLTQLVSSIRSGNQIFLSFIFVLISIMLIIIFLLIRSYPMKAQDRAIRAEENLRHYVLTQKLLDSKLSLKQIIALRFASDAELPALAQRAAAEQMSPDAIKKSIQQWRSDYFRI from the coding sequence TTGAATAACCAAAATCAAAGCTATGCCAACCATCAGAGGATGCATCCGCTTTTTCACTATGTGCTGTCTCTACTCGCAATCATTCTGCTTGTTTCTTCCTTAACCCAGCTCGTGAGCTCCATTCGGTCGGGGAATCAAATCTTTCTTTCCTTTATTTTTGTCCTCATTTCAATCATGCTCATTATCATTTTTCTATTAATTCGTTCCTATCCAATGAAAGCTCAGGATCGCGCAATACGGGCTGAGGAAAATCTCCGGCATTACGTGCTGACCCAGAAGCTGCTGGATTCAAAGCTTAGCCTCAAACAAATAATAGCATTGCGCTTTGCATCAGACGCTGAATTGCCGGCTCTTGCCCAGAGGGCCGCAGCCGAACAAATGTCACCAGATGCAATTAAGAAGTCTATTCAGCAGTGGAGAAGCGACTATTTCAGAATTTAA
- a CDS encoding acyl-CoA thioesterase yields the protein MEQKFTKETRCFKIQRVFPTDVNNHETLFGGKLMSYIDDIASISASKLCRVTAVTASTDSVDFLLPIRPTDSVSLESFVTWTGKSSMEVFVKVIREDLRSGERKIAATSFLTFVALNEQSQTIMIPRIVPETEEEKKLFETAEHRTEMRKHRREESRKFADYLLTKYPWE from the coding sequence TTGGAGCAGAAATTCACGAAAGAAACCCGATGTTTTAAAATACAACGAGTCTTTCCAACAGATGTCAATAACCATGAAACGCTCTTCGGCGGTAAGCTGATGTCTTACATTGACGATATTGCTTCCATCTCTGCTTCCAAGCTATGCCGTGTGACAGCCGTTACGGCTTCAACGGATTCAGTTGATTTTCTGCTGCCCATCCGGCCTACGGACTCAGTATCCCTGGAATCCTTTGTCACTTGGACGGGCAAGAGCTCGATGGAGGTTTTTGTCAAAGTGATCCGGGAAGATTTAAGGAGCGGCGAAAGGAAAATTGCAGCAACCTCGTTTCTTACCTTTGTAGCGCTCAACGAACAAAGTCAAACGATTATGATACCTCGGATCGTGCCTGAAACGGAAGAAGAGAAGAAATTATTCGAAACGGCCGAGCACAGAACCGAAATGAGAAAGCATCGAAGAGAAGAAAGCCGGAAGTTCGCTGATTATCTGCTAACGAAATATCCGTGGGAATGA
- a CDS encoding SDR family oxidoreductase produces the protein MYPTFDLKGKVAVVTGASMGIGYGLAKALANAGATVVATARHMKELQSLVDEISREGGEALAISLDVTDVKDIEEVMKEVQHKFGSIDILVNNAGLGANHLAVEVTEEDWDLMMDVNLKGLFFCCQAAGKIMLQQGCGKIVNISSQASVVGIKEHAVYCASKGGVNQLTRVLALEWSSKGVNVNAVAPTFTYTPGTAERLDDPSYLKGVVDRIPIGRVAEIKDVAGAVIYLASPAGDMVTGTVLLIDGGWTAQ, from the coding sequence ATGTATCCTACATTTGATTTGAAGGGCAAAGTTGCAGTTGTCACAGGCGCAAGTATGGGGATTGGTTATGGACTTGCTAAAGCTTTAGCGAATGCGGGTGCCACCGTAGTGGCTACGGCACGGCATATGAAGGAACTGCAGAGTCTGGTTGATGAAATTAGCCGAGAGGGTGGCGAGGCGCTGGCCATCTCCCTGGATGTTACGGATGTCAAGGACATCGAAGAGGTCATGAAAGAGGTACAGCACAAGTTTGGTTCCATTGACATTCTGGTCAATAATGCCGGGCTCGGAGCCAATCATCTTGCAGTCGAGGTAACGGAAGAAGATTGGGACCTGATGATGGATGTAAATTTGAAAGGCTTGTTTTTTTGCTGTCAGGCTGCAGGCAAGATCATGCTTCAGCAAGGCTGTGGAAAGATCGTGAATATAAGCTCCCAAGCAAGTGTTGTCGGTATTAAGGAACATGCAGTCTACTGCGCCTCCAAGGGGGGAGTTAACCAACTCACACGTGTCCTTGCTCTGGAATGGTCCTCGAAAGGCGTAAATGTGAATGCAGTCGCACCTACCTTTACATATACACCTGGTACTGCGGAGCGTCTTGACGATCCTTCTTATTTAAAAGGCGTTGTGGACCGTATTCCGATTGGTCGTGTGGCGGAGATTAAGGACGTGGCCGGCGCCGTGATTTATCTGGCCTCCCCTGCCGGTGATATGGTGACGGGAACTGTTCTGCTGATTGACGGCGGTTGGACAGCACAGTAA
- a CDS encoding GNAT family N-acetyltransferase, with protein sequence MIIREAAKNELDFIREQRVNAYREHAKMISSDHWKALEQAISSEVDTGPDVELFVAEINGNIVGSVVLFPPHTDAYEGYVEEMDYPEIRMLAVSPESRGKGVASALISECIHRAKNNGFLWIGLHTGEFMKDAIHLYEKIGFERLPEYDFQPADDGITVKAFRLSLRDGQFT encoded by the coding sequence ATGATAATACGTGAAGCAGCCAAGAATGAGCTGGATTTTATTCGGGAACAAAGAGTAAACGCCTATCGCGAGCACGCCAAAATGATTTCTAGCGATCATTGGAAAGCGTTAGAACAGGCCATATCTTCAGAGGTAGATACAGGGCCAGACGTTGAACTCTTTGTTGCTGAAATAAATGGAAATATTGTGGGCAGTGTTGTTTTATTTCCTCCTCATACAGATGCATATGAAGGATATGTTGAAGAAATGGATTATCCTGAGATACGGATGCTCGCAGTTTCTCCGGAATCTCGGGGAAAGGGTGTGGCATCAGCCCTTATTTCAGAGTGCATTCATCGTGCAAAAAATAATGGCTTTCTCTGGATCGGTTTACATACCGGTGAGTTTATGAAAGACGCCATCCATCTGTATGAAAAGATCGGTTTTGAACGTTTGCCTGAATACGACTTTCAACCTGCTGACGATGGCATAACCGTAAAAGCATTTCGACTATCTCTTCGGGATGGGCAGTTCACCTAA